Proteins encoded together in one Salvelinus namaycush isolate Seneca chromosome 26, SaNama_1.0, whole genome shotgun sequence window:
- the LOC120021567 gene encoding protein phosphatase 1 regulatory subunit 26-like, translated as MYLMNVPPVAAIHTEWKSSCGGPPGGFSGLPICFNDSDSDLSTTGTPIPEKVQMIIESLRSTHSSLDMGNETEGNQVLPGQPGQDVGARGSQGQGFKARRGPPVVMGPKPKFRGPLPATHINNLLAVPEVSSNVDSESQSSDSDDSVDRGIEEAIQEYLKEKDDHKRKAEPEPSTNILQPPKMPRRESPPTVPEPPKPQSDSNKVLTASNQVPRSVKTETQTTTPPPMKKRVKSKTPTCKENPFKKLGTTSKAAVVKKLSSFERKRGPCISNPLSDKLKCPLVKAVEEHLSDSDSSSDDGIEEAIQRYQQEKKKERHEGGGRQSSKPLLLLKEESDSSSSDDGIEEAIRHYQLEKQKEKKSVPKLSLSLPPKHKQVSKAAASLYCPESISTPAAAMKKHKLSKNKKNKPETRDVKSYLPSQTPGSSLSLIKKRLAASSPKGNGLLLLTHVEPLREREQEQHTTPGPATLKVNTITTTTAELMCAEAILDISKAVIKIPEAFNPNAAGLMNINSSSTESTTSLLISTNCPDDNNKSDDESSVDSEEGIEQEIRKFLEQKAQIHKLLPGSAVGTASQGDTNTTTEPEKNTKLSLAQKKTLRLSLTQRRKRKEEDGSRSDSKEERETDLRMKEAVTKPLTEHDRGSVSSLKKAPLKSVKGSERRREQSGEKSSSLDSDEDLDTAIKDLLKTKKKLKKKTRDMKLKSRKGLKEDEYLSRKTASPLKKLRTEPEPKTTSLLKTTLKVTTTTTTTAQSGNDNREKCKVSKNVSKHPQSNKNKEPLIQAYETDGSEGTKGVECLSGVNPGVFQIKEESSSVDSDDSIEQEIRKFLAEKAKVSTTAGKTGDGKEIGNGKGKTTVPLTEKSIKTENQLAEIPRMDVTQFPDPPRQSSPEQRGVPDRGVFPNTLPGNPNPTSTLGTARGSCLLSALTPSSYPTALEPADGAGVTRADKRRRFSSGSGSGDAHQYTSSEMARGHSHRSFPSPSTPLPRTDSEQWLKSQVFLPTETKEKIHNRNPFQYSSPSFGEKTATTPAYQCGVPASIYQHRRRAEPAPALDTPVSTCPDVVRIGSIIKSPLVPFHCPSSSETAVVFSSPFPSLTRRPVETGPSGRYFLQGHGSGPGSRWGQPPTLTPGLSVSSVVHVAKNQTTFVELSENKTNHVQVRSREVTVIEGKKERRSDLPAGEKERERESRKPEERGEEQIERRGEEECVDETDVSESDERTSPEKKQSFPTL; from the coding sequence ATGTACTTGATGAACGTGCCTCCAGTTGCGGCTATTCACACAGAATGGAAGTCATCGTGCGGCGGTCCGCCCGGAGGCTTTAGCGGTCTGCCCATCTGCTTCAATGACTCTGACAGCGACTTGTCCACCACTGGAACACCCATCCCAGAGAAGGTCCAGATGATCATAGAGAGCCTAAGGAGCACCCATTCCTCACTCGACATGGGCAATGAGACGGAGGGGAACCAAGTGCTGCCAGGACAACCAGGACAGGATGTCGGAGCCCGCGGCTCCCAGGGCCAGGGCTTCAAGGCCCGGAGGGGGCCTCCTGTGGTGATGGGGCCCAAGCCCAAATTCAGAGGACCTCTTCCTGCCACTCACATTAATAACTTGCTGGCAGTGCCAGAAGTTTCCTCAAATGTTGATTCGGAGAGCCAGAGTTCTGACAGCGATGACTCGGTGGATAGAGGGATCGAGGAGGCCATACAGGAGTACCTGAAGGAAAAGGACGACCACAAACGCAAGGCCGAGCCAGAGCCATCCACGAATATTCTACAGCCACCCAAGATGCCGCGGAGGGAGTCTCCTCCAACCGTTCCAGAACCTCCCAAACCACAATCCGACAGCAATAAGGTTTTAACTGCCAGCAACCAGGTCCCGAGAAGTGTCAAAACAGAAACGcagaccaccacaccaccacccatGAAAAAACGTGTAAAAAGTAAGACACCCACCTGCAAAGAGAATCCCTTTAAGAAATTGGGCACAACAAGCAAAGCAGCGGTGGTCAAAAAACTGTCCTCTTTCGAACGGAAGAGAGGCCCCTGTATTTCGAACCCTCTTTCTGACAAACTGAAGTGTCCCTTGGTGAAAGCAGTGGAGGAACACTTGTCTGACAGTGACAGCAGTAGTGATGACGGTATAGAGGAGGCTATTCAACGCTACCAgcaggagaagaagaaagagagacatgAAGGAGGAGGCAGACAGTCTTCCAAGCCCCTTCTTCTCCTCAAAGAGGAGTCAGACTCCAGCAGCAGCGATGACGGAATTGAGGAGGCTATTCGCCACTACCAGCTGGAGAagcagaaagagaaaaagagtgtACCcaaactctctctatctctaccccccaAACATAAGCAAGTAAGTAAAGCAGCCGCTTCCCTGTACTGTCCAGAGAGCATCAGCACTCCAGCAGCGGCCATGAAAAAACACAAACtgtctaaaaataaaaaaaataaacccGAGACTAGGGATGTAAAATCCTATCTACCCTCACAAACTCCAGGTTCCTCACTCTCTCTTATCAAGAAGAGATTAGCAGCTAGCAGTCCCAAAGGGAACGGCCTCCTCCTGTTGACTCATGTGGAGCCCCTgcgagagagggagcaggagcaGCACACCACCCCAGGCCCAGCCACCCTGAAGGTGaacaccatcactaccaccacagCTGAGCTGATGTGTGCTGAGGCCATTCTGGACATCTCTAAAGCTGTCATTAAAATTCCAGAGGCCTTTAACCCTAACGCTGCAGGCCTTATGAACATCAACAGCAGCTCCACAGAGTCCACCActtccctcctcatctccacaAACTGTCCTGATGATAATAATAAAAGTGATGATGAGAGCTCCGTTGACAGTGAGGAGGGGATCGAACAGGAAATCCGGAAGTTTCTCGAGCAGAAGGCTCAAATACACAAACTGTTGCCTGGTTCAGCTGTTGGTACTGCAAGTCAGGGTGACACTAACACTACGACTGAACCAGAGAAGAACACCAAACTGAGTCTGGCCCAGAAGAAAACACTGAGGCTGTCTTTGACGCAGAGAAGAAAGCGCAAAGAGGAAGACGGCAGCAGGAGCGATTCCAAGGAGGAACGAGAGACTGATCTCAGAATGAAAGAGGCAGTCACAAAACCCTTGACTGAGCATGACAGAGGGTCCGTGTCGTCCCTGAAGAAAGCCCCACTGAAATCAGTGAAGGGCTCCGAGAGGAGGAGGGAACAGAGTGGAGAGAAGAGTAGCTCACTGGACAGTGACGAAGACCTGGACACTGCAATAAAAGACCTGCTCAAGACCAAGAAGAAGTTGAAAAAGAAGACTAGAGATATGAAGTTGAAGTCAAGGAAGGGCCTCAAGGAGGATGAGTATTTGTCTCGAAAAACTGCATCACCGCTAAAGAAGCTCAGAACGGAGCCTGAGCCCAAGACCACCAGTCTTTTGAAAACGACCCTTAaagtcactactactactacgactacagCCCAGAGTGGGAACGACAACAGAGAGAAGTGCAAAGTGAGTAAGAATGTGTCAAAGCATCCACAGAGCAATAAGAACAAAGAGCCCCTTATCCAGGCATATGAGACAGATGGATCTGAAGGGACAAAAGGTGTAGAATGCCTGTCGGGAGTTAACCCAGGGGTGTTTCAGATCAAGGAAGAGAGTAGTTCAGTGGACAGCGACGACAGCATTGAACAGGAGATCAGAAAGTTCCTGGCGGAAAAGGCTAAAGTTTCTACTACCGCAGGGAAAACAGGAGATGGAAAGGAGATCGGGAACGGCAAGGGCAAAACTACAGTCCCTCTCACAGAGAAAAGCATCAAAACGGAAAATCAGCTGGCTGAAATTCCAAGAATGGATGTTACCCAATTCCCTGACCCGCCTCGTCAGAGCAGTCCTGAGCAGAGAGGAGTTCCGGACAGAGGAGTCTTTCCCAACACACTCCCAGGAAACCCCAACCCCACCTCCACCCTAGGAACAGCCAGGGGATCGTGCCTCCTTTCAGCCCTCACCCCCAGCTCCTACCCTACAGCCCTGGAGCCTGCTGATGGCGCTGGGGTTACCAGAGCTGATAAGAGGAGGAGATTCAGTTCGGGTTCAGGAAGCGGTGATGCCCACCAGTATACCAGCTCAGAGATGGCAAGGGGTCACAGCCACAGGTCATTTCCAAGCCCCAGCACCCCCTTGCCCAGGACTGACTCAGAGCAGTGGCTTAAGAGCCAAGTGTTCCTCCCCACTGAGACAAAAGAGAAGATCCATAACCGGAACCCATTCCAGTACAGCTCACCTAGTTTTGGTGAGAAGACAGCCACCACGCCAGCGTATCAGTGTGGAGTACCAGCCAGTATCTATCAACATAGGAGGAGAGCTGAGCCTGCACCTGCATTGGACACACCTGTCTCCACCTGTCCTGATGTTGTACGGATTGGGAGCATCATCAAATCCCCACTAGTTCCTTTCCACTGCCCCTCATCCTCAGAGACGGCTGTCGTCTTTAGCTCTCCATTCCCAAGCCTAACCAGGAGACCTGTGGAGACGGGGCCGTCCGGGAGGTACTTCCTCCAGGGTCATGGGTCAGGGCCGGGCAGCCGCTGGGGTCAACCTCCAACCCTGACCCCAGGGCTGTCGGTGAGCAGCGTGGTACACGTGGCCAAGAACCAGACCACATTTGTCGAACTGTCCGAGAACAAGACAAACCATGTACAGGTCAGGAGCAGGGAGGTGACAGTG